The genome window GGCGGTTCTCGATGACTGCCTTGATCTCGTGCGGAGATCTCATGAAGTGGTACTCACCGTAATTTTTATATAAGGATTTCTCTTCTTCCCGGCGAAAATCCGTGGCGGAACGCGGGATCGGGCAGGCGGCAGGGGAGAGTGCGGGCAAAGGGGAGAGCAACGGCGGATTTTTCCCGCGGGGAGGGCACGTGCGCCCTCTCCGAAGGATTTTACCCCTCCCTCGCCAAGTACTGGGTCATGGGATTCGTCGTTTACGACGTGAACAGGTACACTCCCCGGCAGATGGTGGTCGTCCCGATCGTCATCCTGGCCGCGAGCCTCGTCCTCCTCGGTGTCACAACGCTCGAGACGGGGATGCCGGTCAGGGCGGGGATCGACTTCTCCGGGGGGACTGCCGTCACGCTCTTCACAACCGACTCGGCCGAGCAGATCAGGGCCGCCTTCTCCTCCTACCCCCTCCTCTCCGTCGGGGAAGGGGTGAACAACGGGAAGTACCTGAAGTTCGGGCCCATGGACGACGCGAGCCTGCAGGCGCTCGCCGCGGAGATAGGCGCGAGGTACCCCGACGCGAAGATCGACCAGATAGGGGCGGCATTCGGCGAGACGCTCCAGCGGCAGGCACTGCTCGCCCTCGTCATCTCCTTCGTCGGGATGACGGTCGTCGTCTTCCTCGCGTTCCGCTCGCTCGTCCCCGCGGGCGCGGTCGTCCTCTCGGCATTCGCGGACATCGCGGTCACGGCGGCCGCGATGAACCTCGTCGGGATCGAGCTCTCGCTCGCGACGGTCGCCGCGCTCCTCATGCTGATAGGGTACTCGGTCGACTCCGACATCCTCCTCACGATGAGGGTCCTCAAGAGGCAGGGGAAGCTTGACGAGAAGCTCGCCGGCGCCTTCCGGACCGGCATCATCATGACGACGACGACCATCGCCGCGGTCTTCGCGATGTGGGTCGTCGCGTCCGTCGGGCAGATCACCGTCGTGCGGGATATCGCGACCGTGCTCCTCATCGGGCTCGCTGTCGACATGGTGAACACGTGGCTCACGAACGCGGGGATCATCAAGTGGTACGTCCTCGCGAGGGGTGGGAGATGAACGCGGACCGGCTGAAGGCGATCCTCGGCCACTGGCAGGTGGCGCTCATGGTCGTCCTCCTCGTGCTCGCGGTGGTCTCGATCGCCCCGCGCGTCGAGGACGGGAAGTTCACGACGAACCTCCAGTACGGCCTCGACCTGCAGGAGGGGACGTGGCTCCAGATGGAGTTCAAGGCCGTGGTCGCGGGGTTCGAGACGAGGGAAGACCCCGACGCGTTCGCCGACGCCGTCCGGCAGAGACTGGATGCCGAGGTGTACCTGCTCGGCGGGAACAAGCTCGAGGTCCGGAAGTTCGTCCCGAGGGAGGAGCTCGAGGCCACCTTCGCTGCGGCGGGGGGCAGGCTCACCACGTACGAGCAGGGGGTCTCCCGGGCAACGGCCGAGGAGGTGAAGAGGATCCTCGAGAACAAGCTGAACGCGCTCGGGACGAAGGACGCCCGCGTCAACCCGCTCGTCGGGCTCTCGGGGGTCTCCCACTACGTCCGCGTCGAGCTTGCGGGCGTCTCGCTCTCGCAGGCAAAGGAGATCGTGGGCAGGCAGGGGAAGTTCGAGGTGCGGATCCACACGGTCGGCAACGAGACCGAGAACGTCTTCTACGGCGACAGCATCACGACCGTGGGGGTCCCGAGCCACGATGCGCCGGGAAGCCCGGTCTGGGGCGTCTCCTTCACGCTCAACCAGGAGGGCGCGGAGAAACTCCAGAAGGCAGCAATAAGGACGGGCGCGGTCCAGGACCCCGAGGCCCACTACCTCGACATGGTCCTCGACGAAAAGGTCGTGTACAGTGCGCCGCTCTCCCCTGACCTCGCGGCGAAGCTCGCCCGCGAGCCGATCCGCCAGCTCTTCGCTTCCACGGGGACGGGGACAGCGGGGCTCGAGGCCGCAAAGAACCTCGAGATCCACCTCCGGGCGGGGGCGCTCCCCGTGGACGTCATTGTCGCGGGATCGGGGTTCGTGCCCGCGGAGCTCTCCGATTACTTCAAGTACATATGCGCGGTCGCCTTCATCGTGGCGGCGATCGCGGTCGGTGTCGTCGTCTACTTCCGGTACCGCGAGCCCGCGATCGTCCTCCCGATGATGGCGACCAACCTCTCGGAGATCGTGATCCTCCTCGGCATCGCGGTCTACATCCAGCAGCTGGACCTCGCCTCGATCGCCGCGCTCATCGCGGTCCTCGGGACGGGGATCGACCAGCTCGTCATCATCACGGACGAGATCCTCCACGAGGGCAAGGTGCCCTCGCCCACGCTCTACACCAAGCGCCTCACGAGGGCGCTCGGGATCATCCTCGTCTCGGCGGCGACCGTCGTCATCGCGATGATCCCCCTCGCGCTCATGGACCTCTCGAGTCTCCGCGGCTTTGCGATCATCACGATGGTCGGCGTCCTCGTCGGGGTGATCATCACCCGGCCTGCCTACGGGGAGATAATCAAGGAGATACTCTCCCGCTGACGCGGGAGAACAATCTTTATCACTCTTTTCCTTCCACTAAGTCTCTTGGGAATCGTGATGGGCAGACCGGTTTTAATCGACTTTTTTGCTGAATGGTGCGGTCCGTGCAAGAGGCAGGGCCCGATCCTCGACGAGCTGAAGCGGAGGTTGGGCGAGAAGGTAGAGATACGGAAGGTCGACGTGGACCAGCACATGGAGATGGCGAACAGGTACGGGATACGGGTCGTCCCGACGCTCGTCATCGAGAAAGACGGCAGGGTCATCCGGAGCTTCGAGGGCGTGACGAGCGCCGAGACCCTCGAGGCGATGCTCGCGCCGCTGGTGGAGTGAGCCCGTGCGGGTCGGGATAGTGGGGGGGACCGGGGACATCGGCGAGGGCCTCGCGATGCGCCTCTCCTCCCGGCACGAGGTGATCATCGGGTCGCGGGACGAGGGGAAGGCGGCAGAGTGCAGCCGGTCCTGCGTCGAGACGCTCCGGGGGAGGGGACTTGCCTGCTCCTGCGAGGGGGCGACGAACCAGGAGGCAATCGACAGGTCTGACATCGTCATCCTCGCGATCCCCTTCCGGCACGTGGAGTCAACGCTCCAGGGCCTCCACGGGTTCTCGGGCAAGATCGTCGTCTCGCCGGTCAACCCGATCGAGAAGGGCGAGTACTTCCGGTACGCACCCCCGCCCGAGGGCTCGGCCGCCCTGATGATCCGGAGGCTGCTCCCCCCCGACGCCCGGCTCTGCACGGCGTTCAACACGGTCGCCGCGAACAAGTGGCGGGCGCTCGACCAGGACCTCCACCTCGCGGTCCCGGTCTGCGGGGACGACCGGGAGGCAAAGGCGGTCGTGATGGCGCTCGCCGCGAGCATCGAGGGGATACGCGCGTACGACGCGGGCCCGCTCGCGGCCTCCTGCATGGTCGAGTCGCTGACCCCCCTCCTCCTCAACATCGCGCGGTTCAACAGGATGCGGGACGTCGGGATCGAGTTCCGGTGAAGAAGGCGGCAGAGGGGGTGGACACGCCCGTGACGGATGTCGCCGCGGAATTTGCGCGCGTGGGAAGGCGCCTCGTCCGGGAGAGGCTTGTCGCGGCGAACTTCGGGAACATGAGCGTGCGCACCGGCGACGGGTTCCTCGTCACCCGGACGGGATCGTTCCTCGACGAGCCCGGCGAGCCCGTTTTCGTCCCCCTCGCGGGCGAGATCCCGCCGGGGGCATCGAGCGAGTCCCGGCTCCACCGCGAGGTGTACCGCCGGACCCCGCACGGCGCGATCGTCCACGCCCACCCCGTCCACGCCGTCGCGCTCTCCCTCTCCTGCGGCGACCGGGTCGTCCCGCGCGACAGCGAGGGCCAGATGTTCGCGCCCGAGATCCCGGTCGTCGGCGGCGCGCCGGGGAGCGCGGAGATGGCGGGAAACGTCGCGGAAGCCCTCACGCGCGTCCGGGTCGCGATCGTCCGCGGGCACGGGACGTTTGCGGCCGCGGGAACGCTCCGGGAGGCATACGTCCTCACCTCCCTCGCGGAGCACAGCTGCGCAGTCCTCCTCCTCTCGGGGCTGGCCGGGAGTGCCGCGCCACCGGGAGATTGAATTATCCGGCCGGGGGGAATAGTACAGGATGGTGCCCGGGAATCCCATGGAAGGAATCGGCGAGAAGTTCGCGAGGCTTCCCCCCCACCTCCAGCGCGAGGTCGAGGACTACATCGACTTCCTCCTCGAGCGGCGCGTCACGGTGGACGACGCGGCCGCCCCGCCAGTTCCCGCGGAAATCCCGCGCGAGGAACCCCCGCTCGGCCCGTCCCCAATCATCGCGGCAGAGGAGATCCCGTTCCGGCCCGCGGGCGACGACCTCTTCCCTCCCCCCGACCCTCCCGCGCGGGCGACGACCCCGGCAACCCCCGCGAGGATAATCGAGATCACCCGGAGGGCAAGGAGGGACAGCGAGGAGAGGGGGAGGGAGATCCTCGAGTGGATCGACTGATGCGCCGGCCACCAGGCGGGGGGAAGACAACAACTATATCCTGCCGGCGGAGAAACATGTACATCCATCCTGTGGGCTCGTAGATCAGGGGTAGATCGTCACGTTCGCAACGTGAAGGCCACGGGTTCGAATCCCGTCGAGTCCATGGTTTTTCGCAATAAAATTTTTCAGGTGGTCTTTTTTGGCGACCGGGGGTCGCGGCGGGGATCATGCAGGGGAAACCTTTTATCCGTTCCCGGTCCACAATTCCCGCATGAACCCGAACGGCCAGAGAATCGTCCTCGCGGCCGTGGTCGCGCTCCTCGTCGCCGCGCCAATCGCCACGGTTGCGTTCTCCAAGTTCCAGGGCAAGGGTATCACGCTCGAGTTCAAAGTGCCGCAGCTCGCGGTCCCCGGGGATCCCTCGCGTATCGTGGTCACGGGGCCGTTCAGCCTGCCGGGCCCGAGAATGGACCTCTCCCTCCTCTCAGGGGCGCAGAACGTCGATTACGGTCCTCCCCCCTCACCCACCCCGGTTCTCTCCCCGCACATGGGGTCAAGCGTGACGTACGAGAACCTCTTCCAGCCCAATACCTGCCCGGGAGGATGCTGCAACTGCTACTGCAGCAGCTGCCGGTGAGGAACGGCAAGCATTTTTTCCCACCGGCGGGGGAATCCCCCGGGAAAAAAGGGTTACCCTACTTTTTTGAGCATCGCTTGGACCTCGGCCTCGAGGGTCGAGCGGAGCCTCCCGATGGCCTCGTCCATGTCGGTGGTCACGGTGATGGTGAAGGAATTCTCGGTCTTCTTGTCGAGGTAGTTCACGGTGTACTCGACCTGTCCGTCCTTCCCCCTCTTCGGTTCGATGATCAGCTGGGCCATGCGACAACGCCTTCTCGCGTGGGTCCCGCGTCCTCATCAGCCTTCCGGTTCCCCGCGATCAGTAACGGCTATATGGATCCCGCCGGAAACCTGAGTGCTGCAGCGGCGCGGCCGCGGGGGCTCGTAGATCAGGGGTAGATCGTCACGTTTGCAACGTGAAGGCCACGGGTTCGAATCCCGTCGAGTCCATCGTTTTTCGGGGTGATTTTTTCCAGGCGACCCCCGTGCGGCGAAAATAGGACGTCCGGGTCACAGCCCCCGGTTGCCTGGGACACCGGGAAAAAAAGGGCGGGGATATCCCCCTTCAGAGGATGATCTCGATGTCGAGCTTCTCGGCGAGTTCCTTGTACCTGTTCCGGATCGTCACCTCGGTGACGCCCGCGACCTCTGCCACCTCGCGCTGCGTCCTGCGCTCGCCGCCGAGGATCGAGGAGATGTAGATGGCCGCCGCGGCAACGCCCGTCGGCCCGCGGCCGCTCGTGAGCTCCCTCTCGCCCGCCTGCCTCAGGATCTCCACGGCCCGGCTCTGGACCTCGCCCTTCAGGTTGAGGCCCGAGCAGAACCGCGGCACGTAGTCGATCGGGGACGTGGGGAGGAGCTTGAGCCCGAGCTCGCGAGAGATGAACCTGTACGTCCGCCCGATCTCCTTGCGGGAGACCCTCGAGACCTCGGCGATCTCGTCGAGCGTGCGGGGGACGCTGCACTGGCGGCAGGCCGCGTACAGGGCGGCGGCCGCGACCCCCTCGATGCTCCGCCCGCGGATGAGGTTCTTGTCGACCGCGTCCCTGTACACGACCGCGGCGGTCTCCCTCACGTTCCGGGGCAGGCCGAGGGCAGACGCCATCCTGTCGAGCTCGGAGAGGGCGAACGCGAGGTTCCTCTCGGTCGCGTTGCTGACGCGGATACGCCTCTGCCACTTGCGCAGCCTGTAGAGCTGGGCGCGGTTCTTGCTCGAGATGGCCCTCCCGTAGGAGTCCCTGTTGCGCCAGTCGATCATCGTCGAGAGGCCCTTGTCGTGGATCGTGAACGTCATCGGGGCGCCGACGCGGGACCTCTTCATCCTCTGGTCGTGGTCAAACGCCCTCCACTCCGGCCCCCTGTCGATGAAATCCTCGTCGATCACGAGGCCGCAGTTCTGGCAGACGAGCTCGGCACGCTCGTAGTCGTGGACGAGCTGGCGGCTCCCGCACTCGGGGCAGACGGACTCCGTGTGGTCCTCTGCCTTCTTCTCCTGCTCCTTTACCCTCTCTTTCAGCCTGCTCTTGAGGACTTCCCTCTCCTTCTGGAGGAGCTTGATCTTCTCGACTTCTTCCACGGCGAATCACTCCGTTTCCCTACCGGGCAAACATCATTTCCCCAGCCGTCACCGCGCACGGCCTCTCGCAGAGAACTGCGGCGAGGGGAGAGGCGACATTCCCAAAAACGTCCACCACCCTGCCGACCGGTTTCATGCGCCTGTCGACGACCTCGCTGTGGAGCCGGGGGAGTCGCGCCGGATCGCACCGGACCACGAGGATACGCCCCCCTACGACGTGAACAGCGGGACCGACTGGTTTCACACGAAAAACCCCTTATTCCTCTGCCTGCGTGGACAGGCTGAAGGATTTAGTAATTTATATATGTGGAAATTTTTAGTATATAAAATTATTGAAAATGTATAAATATCACTTTTTCACCGCGAGGAATTCCCCTATATGAAACGAGAGGATCGACTCGCACTGGGCGGGAGTGAGCCCGGCACCCATTCCCACCACCCTGCGCGCGCGCGCGTCCATGAGGTCGCCGGGCGCGTGGGCGTCCGAGTCGATCACGAGCGTGCACCCCGCCTCGAGGGCAACCCTCGCGACGTGGCCGTTCGTCCTGTTGTGGCCGCACCGCGCCGTGAGCTCCACGGCGACCCCGTTCTCGCGGGCGAGGGCCGCCTCCTCCGCGGTGAGGAACCCCGGGTGCGCGAGGACGTCGACGTCCCTGCAGGCGCACGCCGCCCGGTTCGTCCCGGGCGCGACGGGCTCCGCGGTCGTCTCCCCGTGGACGACCACGATCGCGGCCCCGAGCCTCTTTGCCTCTCGCGCCATCGCGGGAATCATCGCGGGCGGGACGTGCGTGAGCTCGACGCCCGGGTAGAGCGTCACCCCGTACTCCCGGGCGGCGGGGACAAGCCTCCTCACCGCGGCGACGAGCCCTTCGAGGTTCGTTGCGTCCGCGTGGTCCGCGATCCCCACCTCCGTGTACCCGAGGGCCGCGAGCCTCCGCACGAGCTCCGCGGGGAGCATCTCGCCGTCGGTGAGGACCGTGTGGGTGTGCAGGTCGTACATCCCCTCACTTCCTCCCCCCGAGGTGGGCAGAGATCACCCTGAGGAGCTCCTCCTTGCCCCCGTTCCACTCCACGACGAGCCTCCCTTCCTGCTTCCACCAGCGCCCGGGGTAGTGCTTCTGCTCGGCCCGGAAGGAGAGCCCCGCCCTCCGCGCGGCCCGCTCGAGGTCCGCGAGGGAGGGGTCCCGGACCGCCGCCGGGAGCGCGACCCTCCGCCCCGCGCTCCTCGGGAGGGCGGCGTCGAAGTAGCAGG of Methanolinea sp. contains these proteins:
- a CDS encoding histidinol phosphate phosphatase domain-containing protein, encoding MYDLHTHTVLTDGEMLPAELVRRLAALGYTEVGIADHADATNLEGLVAAVRRLVPAAREYGVTLYPGVELTHVPPAMIPAMAREAKRLGAAIVVVHGETTAEPVAPGTNRAACACRDVDVLAHPGFLTAEEAALARENGVAVELTARCGHNRTNGHVARVALEAGCTLVIDSDAHAPGDLMDARARRVVGMGAGLTPAQCESILSFHIGEFLAVKK
- a CDS encoding signal recognition particle subunit SRP19/SEC65 family protein, with the translated sequence MGTRNERIVYPCYFDAALPRSAGRRVALPAAVRDPSLADLERAARRAGLSFRAEQKHYPGRWWKQEGRLVVEWNGGKEELLRVISAHLGGRK
- a CDS encoding transcription initiation factor IIB produces the protein MEEVEKIKLLQKEREVLKSRLKERVKEQEKKAEDHTESVCPECGSRQLVHDYERAELVCQNCGLVIDEDFIDRGPEWRAFDHDQRMKRSRVGAPMTFTIHDKGLSTMIDWRNRDSYGRAISSKNRAQLYRLRKWQRRIRVSNATERNLAFALSELDRMASALGLPRNVRETAAVVYRDAVDKNLIRGRSIEGVAAAALYAACRQCSVPRTLDEIAEVSRVSRKEIGRTYRFISRELGLKLLPTSPIDYVPRFCSGLNLKGEVQSRAVEILRQAGERELTSGRGPTGVAAAAIYISSILGGERRTQREVAEVAGVTEVTIRNRYKELAEKLDIEIIL
- a CDS encoding protein translocase subunit SecF gives rise to the protein MGFVVYDVNRYTPRQMVVVPIVILAASLVLLGVTTLETGMPVRAGIDFSGGTAVTLFTTDSAEQIRAAFSSYPLLSVGEGVNNGKYLKFGPMDDASLQALAAEIGARYPDAKIDQIGAAFGETLQRQALLALVISFVGMTVVVFLAFRSLVPAGAVVLSAFADIAVTAAAMNLVGIELSLATVAALLMLIGYSVDSDILLTMRVLKRQGKLDEKLAGAFRTGIIMTTTTIAAVFAMWVVASVGQITVVRDIATVLLIGLAVDMVNTWLTNAGIIKWYVLARGGR
- a CDS encoding Gar1/Naf1 family protein, with product MKPVGPAVHVVGGRILVVRCDPARLPRLHSEVVDRRMKPVGRVVDVFGNVASPLAAVLCERPCAVTAGEMMFAR
- a CDS encoding aldolase; its protein translation is MKKAAEGVDTPVTDVAAEFARVGRRLVRERLVAANFGNMSVRTGDGFLVTRTGSFLDEPGEPVFVPLAGEIPPGASSESRLHREVYRRTPHGAIVHAHPVHAVALSLSCGDRVVPRDSEGQMFAPEIPVVGGAPGSAEMAGNVAEALTRVRVAIVRGHGTFAAAGTLREAYVLTSLAEHSCAVLLLSGLAGSAAPPGD
- the npdG gene encoding NADPH-dependent F420 reductase — protein: MRVGIVGGTGDIGEGLAMRLSSRHEVIIGSRDEGKAAECSRSCVETLRGRGLACSCEGATNQEAIDRSDIVILAIPFRHVESTLQGLHGFSGKIVVSPVNPIEKGEYFRYAPPPEGSAALMIRRLLPPDARLCTAFNTVAANKWRALDQDLHLAVPVCGDDREAKAVVMALAASIEGIRAYDAGPLAASCMVESLTPLLLNIARFNRMRDVGIEFR
- a CDS encoding preprotein translocase subunit SecD, whose protein sequence is MNADRLKAILGHWQVALMVVLLVLAVVSIAPRVEDGKFTTNLQYGLDLQEGTWLQMEFKAVVAGFETREDPDAFADAVRQRLDAEVYLLGGNKLEVRKFVPREELEATFAAAGGRLTTYEQGVSRATAEEVKRILENKLNALGTKDARVNPLVGLSGVSHYVRVELAGVSLSQAKEIVGRQGKFEVRIHTVGNETENVFYGDSITTVGVPSHDAPGSPVWGVSFTLNQEGAEKLQKAAIRTGAVQDPEAHYLDMVLDEKVVYSAPLSPDLAAKLAREPIRQLFASTGTGTAGLEAAKNLEIHLRAGALPVDVIVAGSGFVPAELSDYFKYICAVAFIVAAIAVGVVVYFRYREPAIVLPMMATNLSEIVILLGIAVYIQQLDLASIAALIAVLGTGIDQLVIITDEILHEGKVPSPTLYTKRLTRALGIILVSAATVVIAMIPLALMDLSSLRGFAIITMVGVLVGVIITRPAYGEIIKEILSR
- a CDS encoding thioredoxin family protein, whose amino-acid sequence is MGRPVLIDFFAEWCGPCKRQGPILDELKRRLGEKVEIRKVDVDQHMEMANRYGIRVVPTLVIEKDGRVIRSFEGVTSAETLEAMLAPLVE